The Takifugu rubripes chromosome 3, fTakRub1.2, whole genome shotgun sequence genome contains a region encoding:
- the cd40 gene encoding tumor necrosis factor receptor superfamily member 5 precursor, producing the protein MSDTHLLQLFVIFSTCLAPAAAQPRCDPITQYLQDGECCKMCVPGTSMTSLGSCLEPQCQKCEDGEYQDKFTKESECRRQPYCDTNINFQQPVHDVTIRTNCTCKDGFHCSSSDCITCVPHTACTPGYGVQSAGHHLQDTVCQKCPEGTFSANTSKTEVCQEWTECPPGQLLQAGTGESDNVCVGNLRQYTAVICVVTVFFLLVCSAVIYLLVVKSRGPDRKLKNCIELCVGEKQEPPKEANPLVTNPQDTYDEPMLPERQASQEEPRTPEEVDYELQQDISITTEVHFTENGKFVMQDKGKSDNEL; encoded by the exons ATGTCCGacacacatctgctgcagctcttcgtGATATTTTCCACTTGTCTG GCGCCGGCGGCCGCTCAGCCTCGGTGTGACCCCATCACACAGTACCTGCAGGATGGCGAGTGCTGCAAGATGTGCGTCCCTG GGACCAGCATGACGTCGCTGGGCAGCTGTCTGGAGCCTCAGTGCCAGAAATGTGAGGACGGCGAATATCAGGACAAATTCACCAAAGAGTCCGAGTGTCGCCGTCAGCCGTACTGCGATACAA ACATAAACTTTCAGCAGCCCGTCCACGACGTCACGATACGAACCAACTGCACGTGCAAAGACGGCTTCCACTGCTCCTCCAGCGACTGCATCACCTGTGTGCCGCACACGGCCTGCACACCGGGATACGGAGTCCAATCCGCGG GCCATCACCTCCAGGACACCGTGTGCCAGAAATGCCCCGAGGGCACTTTTTCAGCCAATACCTCGAAGACCGAAGTCTGTCAGGAATGGACAGA GTGTCCACCTGGGCAGCTTCTCCAGGCTGGAACAGGAGAGTCCGATAACGTCTGCG TTGGAAACCTTCGGCAGTACACGGCCGTGATCTGTGTGGTCACAGTATTTTTCCTTCTTGTGTGTTCAGCCGTAATTTACCTGCTTGTTG TTAAAAGTCGTGggccagacaggaagctgaag AACTGCATCGAACTCTGTGTTGGAGAAAAGCAGGAGCCGCCCAAAGAAGCCAACCCGCTGGTAACTAACCCGCAAGACACCTATGACGAGCCCATGTTACCCGAACGCCAGGCCTCACAGGAAGAACCAAGGACGCCTGAAGAGGTGGACTACGAACTGCAACAAGACATCTCCATAACAACCGAAGTACATTTTACTGAAAACGGCAAGTTTGTGATGCAGGACAAGGGGAAGTCGGACAACGAACTGTAA
- the irx7 gene encoding iroquois homeobox 7 codes for MPASQTGFGNFILERTLGMPAGYQIPVLGCPPGVQQQQHLAAMAAGVPVTYSGLQGYNFVPYAHHRPITHMNGFDMKAVSPYHHALLARGGAFFAPYRHGAVEDAGRVAKVATRESTGALKAWLNEHLKNPYPTKGEKIMLAIITKMSLTQVSTWFANARRRLKKENRVSWASKGKSDEEDDDEEQEGESDEEDGALRNLDKQNEDEPEREDRSERDESALESSAPADARLESSERVDRALQLGEETQKSDSDRPALETKDNIVNHKPKIWSLAETATSETVRKPVDGIQQPAGRLWAEWASRNGLFVPSCYTPREMV; via the exons ATGCCCGCATCGCAAACGGGATTTGGAAACTTCATCCTAGAGAGGACCCTCGGCATGCCGGCTGGATACCAGATTCCGGTGCTGGGATGCCCGCCgggggtgcagcagcagcagcatctggcaGCGATGGCTGCTGGGGTCCCCGTCACATACTCAGGACTACAAGGATACAACTTTGTCCCGTATGCGCACCACAGACCTATCACGCACATG AATGGGTTCGACATGAAGGCGGTCTCTCCCTACCATCACGCACTGCTGGCTCGCGGGGGTGCGTTCTTTGCGCCCTACCGCCACGGAGCTGTGGAAGATGCGGGCCGAGTGGCCAAGGTGGCCACGAGAGAGAGCACCGGCGCGCTGAAGGCCTGGCTGAACGAGCACCTGAAGAACCCGTATCCAACCAAGGGGGAAAAGATCATGCTCGCCATCATCACTAAAATGAGCCTGACGCAGGTCTCCACGTGGTTCGCCAACGCCCGGCGACGCCTGAAGAAGGAGAACCGGGTGAGCTGGGCGTCTAAGGGCAAATCggacgaggaggacgacgacgaggagcaggagggagagagcgacGAGGAGGACGGCGCGCTGCGCAATCTGGATAAGCAAAACGAGGACGAGCCTGAGCGCGAAGACAGGTCCGAGCGGGACGAGAGCGCGCTGGAGAGCTCGGCACCTGCGGATGCGCGCCTGGAGAGCAGCGAGCGCGTGGACAGAGCGCTCCAACTCGGCGAGGAGACGCAGAAAAGTGACTCCGACAGGCCAGCTTTGGAAACTAAAGACAATATCGTCAACCACAAACCAAAAATCTGGTCTCTGGCGGAGACCGCCACCTCGGAGACCGTCAGGAAGCCTGTGGACGGTATTCAGCAGCCAGCCGGCAGACTGTGGGCAGAGTGGGCTTCCAGGAACGGACTGTTTGTCCCGTCCTGCTACACACCGCGAGAAATGGTCTAG
- the LOC101070346 gene encoding ankyrin repeat domain-containing protein SOWAHA isoform X2 encodes MSDVSEEALLEYFCSSGGGSGRVRNADLLKTFKPFIGHSDPQLRAKYREEFKLIIDRIAVVKSENGEKYLVLKKKYRQMLQERVGRHPRADVDGQRHASPARSPATAPWDATHTQAVSRRPHAAAEALQQVQHTEPSCPIIPVPNTAQSSREEDLDKDSGSKSESEQDEESTGSVGSAAVALDPIEKEWIYSAAGARVPDLSQLLRQDPSLANKKDFTSFTALHWAAKHGSRDMAALVADAGADVNSKSVGLCGYTPLHIAALHGHQHILDLLVGTYGAKANLRDYSGHLALHYLKMKEPEGSEDYGELAFQVTQARDRNRNRKLASLFHSKKKWGSAEELAPIEEERTAPPQLVLPAFRPRKFSR; translated from the exons ATGAGTGATGTGAGTGAGGAGGCGCTGCTGGAATACTTCTGCTCCAGCGGAGGAGGCTCCGGCAGGGTCCGAAACGCAGATCTGCTGAAGACCTTCAAGCCTTTTATTGGCCACTCTGACCCGCAGCTACGAG CCAAGTACAGAGAAGAATTCAAGCTCATCATCGACCGGATCGCTGTGGTGAAGTCAGAAAAT GGTGAGAAATATCTTGTGCTGAAGAAGAAATACAGACAGATGCTACAGGAGCGAGTCGGCCGACATCCCAGAGCAGACGTGGACGGTCAGAGACACGCGAGTCCAGCCAGGAGCCCGGCCACGGCGCCGTGGGACGCGACGCACACGCAAGCCGTGTCCAGGCGACCCCACGCTGCCGCAGAG GctctgcagcaggtccagcacaCCGAGCCGTCGTGTCCCATCATCCCAGTCCCAAacacagcacagagcagcagggaggaggatCTGGACAAAGActcggggtcaaag TCCGAGTcggagcaggatgaggagagcACGGGCAGCGtgggctctgctgctgtcgcc CTGGATCCTATAGAGAAGGAATGGATCTACTCCGCCGCCGGAGCTCGAGTCCCTGACCTCTCGCAGCTGCTCAGACAGGACCCCTCGCTGGCCAACAAGAAG GACTTCACATCA TTT ACGGCTCTTCACTGGGCGGCCAAGCACGGCAGCAGGGACATGGCCGCCCTGGTGGCCGACGCCGGCGCCGACGTCAACAGCAAATCGgtgggtttgtgt GGATACACTCCGCTACACATCGCAGCGCTGCACGGTCATCAGCACATCCTAGACCTGCTCGTGGGAACCTACG GAGCTAAAGCAAACCTGAGGGACTACAGTGGCCATCTCGCCCTTCATTACTTAAAGATGAAGGAGCCAGAGGGGTCTGAGGACTATGGCGAGCTGG CTTTTCAGGTGACTCAAGCGAGAGACCGAAAccgaaacaggaagttggcGTCGCTGTTTCACTCCAAGAAGAAGTGGggctcagcagaggagctggcCCCGATCGAGGAGGAGCGGACGGCGCCGCCCCAGCTCGTCCTTCCCGCCTTCAGGCCCCGGAAATTCTCCCGCTGA
- the LOC101070346 gene encoding uncharacterized protein isoform X1 produces the protein MSDVSEEALLEYFCSSGGGSGRVRNADLLKTFKPFIGHSDPQLRAKYREEFKLIIDRIAVVKSENGEKYLVLKKKYRQMLQERVGRHPRADVDGQRHASPARSPATAPWDATHTQAVSRRPHAAAEALQQVQHTEPSCPIIPVPNTAQSSREEDLDKDSGSKSESEQDEESTGSVGSAAVALDPIEKEWIYSAAGARVPDLSQLLRQDPSLANKKDFTSGSCWNTYSPVTSHISRTEGQTSSLSVSVECGLNILDCESLWAMFAHQYQLNQWYWAFSSSSHLTALLFLSSCFRDPAVTDFLHHTVCKYIIGPSLLSVSLSVCLCIRRRPHSPLCLLVDVTPLPSLGSARRR, from the exons ATGAGTGATGTGAGTGAGGAGGCGCTGCTGGAATACTTCTGCTCCAGCGGAGGAGGCTCCGGCAGGGTCCGAAACGCAGATCTGCTGAAGACCTTCAAGCCTTTTATTGGCCACTCTGACCCGCAGCTACGAG CCAAGTACAGAGAAGAATTCAAGCTCATCATCGACCGGATCGCTGTGGTGAAGTCAGAAAAT GGTGAGAAATATCTTGTGCTGAAGAAGAAATACAGACAGATGCTACAGGAGCGAGTCGGCCGACATCCCAGAGCAGACGTGGACGGTCAGAGACACGCGAGTCCAGCCAGGAGCCCGGCCACGGCGCCGTGGGACGCGACGCACACGCAAGCCGTGTCCAGGCGACCCCACGCTGCCGCAGAG GctctgcagcaggtccagcacaCCGAGCCGTCGTGTCCCATCATCCCAGTCCCAAacacagcacagagcagcagggaggaggatCTGGACAAAGActcggggtcaaag TCCGAGTcggagcaggatgaggagagcACGGGCAGCGtgggctctgctgctgtcgcc CTGGATCCTATAGAGAAGGAATGGATCTACTCCGCCGCCGGAGCTCGAGTCCCTGACCTCTCGCAGCTGCTCAGACAGGACCCCTCGCTGGCCAACAAGAAG GACTTCACATCA GGG AGCTGCTGGAACACCTACAGTCCAGTTACATCCCACATTTCCAGGACCGAAGGACAAACGAGCAGTTTGTCGGTGTCTGTTGAATGTGGTTTAAACATCCTCGACTGTGAGTCACTGTGGGCGATGTTTGCCCACCAGTACCAGTTGAACCAGTGGTACTGGGCTTTTTCCTCATCATCTCATCTAactgctctcctcttcctgtcttcctgctTCCGTGATCCCGCTGTGACGGACTTCCTCCACCACACAGTTTGTAAGTACATCATCGGGCCAtcactcctctctgtctctctctctgtctgtctgtgcatcaGGCGTCGCCCACACTCGCCATTGTGTCTTCTTGTTGATGTGACGCCACTTCCCTCTCTGGGGAGCGCACGGCGGCGATAG